From the Roseateles sp. XES5 genome, one window contains:
- a CDS encoding tetratricopeptide repeat protein, translating into MIWNLFKPRKSRSAPQQAHPAPAASAPPADQPEDPHRFTPDLLAAAKAGDADAQYRLGMAFYEGIGIERHSIRAFNWWLSAATHEHGRAQAMVAFAFEVGAGVKPNLLEAAYWAMLSEHNGNETGAALLPIILRRLSQDQHRAVLDMYRKGRTHEELIALYPADPRPGRII; encoded by the coding sequence GTGATCTGGAATCTGTTCAAACCACGCAAATCCCGATCGGCGCCGCAGCAAGCACACCCCGCCCCTGCGGCCTCGGCGCCGCCAGCCGATCAGCCCGAGGATCCGCACCGGTTCACGCCCGACCTTTTGGCCGCCGCGAAAGCCGGTGACGCCGACGCGCAATACCGCCTGGGAATGGCTTTTTACGAAGGCATCGGCATCGAACGCCATTCGATCCGGGCCTTCAACTGGTGGCTGAGCGCGGCGACGCACGAACACGGCCGGGCGCAAGCCATGGTGGCCTTTGCCTTCGAGGTCGGGGCCGGCGTCAAGCCGAACCTGCTGGAAGCCGCCTACTGGGCCATGCTCAGCGAGCACAACGGCAACGAAACGGGCGCAGCCCTGCTGCCGATCATCCTGCGCAGACTGAGCCAGGATCAACACCGCGCGGTCCTCGACATGTACCGCAAGGGGCGGACGCATGAAGAGCTGATCGCGCTTTATCCCGCCGACCCTCGCCCCGGAAGAATCATATAG
- a CDS encoding terminase small subunit → MPAMGEKRNRFVSEYRIGLNATQAAISAGYSARSQQGGRCCWMPWRRKSWSAGNQSR, encoded by the coding sequence ATGCCCGCAATGGGTGAAAAGCGGAATCGGTTCGTCTCTGAGTATCGGATCGGCCTCAATGCAACGCAAGCGGCAATCAGCGCCGGATACAGTGCCAGATCGCAACAAGGCGGCCGCTGTTGTTGGATGCCTTGGCGCAGGAAGAGCTGGTCGGCCGGCAATCAAAGTCGCTGA
- the rlmB gene encoding 23S rRNA (guanosine(2251)-2'-O)-methyltransferase RlmB: MSKDDTGGKSAKDTHYAKLRRAHRDQRRERGEIPTPKDDRRRKQAEGWKAPAVAPDQVYLYGLHTVRAALDNPERKIIKLSVSQNAAQRLELPDLASLPYPVETVLPSDLDKVLGPEAIHQGVMLETRPLPARRLEALKDSPLLLVLDQVTDPHNVGAIMRSAVAFNAGAVITTQRHSPTESGVLAKTASGALELIPYIQITNLADALDELHKLGFLTVGLDSEGPAPLEGTLSGERIALVMGSEGKGLRQKTRATCKALARLDMPGAIKSLNVSNAAAIALYATHRHLFG; this comes from the coding sequence ATGAGCAAAGACGATACCGGCGGCAAGTCCGCAAAAGACACCCATTACGCCAAACTTCGCCGCGCGCATCGCGACCAGCGGCGCGAACGCGGCGAGATTCCCACCCCGAAGGACGACCGCCGCCGCAAGCAGGCGGAGGGCTGGAAGGCGCCGGCGGTGGCGCCCGACCAGGTCTATCTCTATGGCCTGCACACCGTGCGCGCCGCGCTCGACAATCCCGAGCGCAAGATCATCAAGCTTTCCGTCAGCCAGAACGCCGCCCAGCGGCTGGAGCTGCCCGATCTTGCGAGCCTGCCCTACCCGGTCGAGACCGTGCTTCCCTCCGATCTCGACAAGGTGCTCGGCCCCGAGGCGATCCATCAGGGCGTGATGCTGGAGACGCGCCCGCTGCCGGCGCGCCGGCTGGAAGCACTGAAGGACAGCCCGCTGCTGCTGGTTCTCGACCAGGTGACGGATCCGCACAATGTCGGTGCCATCATGCGCTCGGCCGTCGCCTTCAATGCGGGCGCCGTCATCACCACGCAGCGCCACTCGCCGACCGAATCGGGCGTGCTGGCCAAGACGGCCTCCGGCGCGCTGGAACTCATTCCCTATATCCAGATCACCAACCTCGCCGACGCGCTGGACGAGCTGCACAAGCTCGGCTTCCTGACCGTCGGCCTCGATTCGGAAGGGCCGGCACCGCTGGAAGGCACGCTCTCCGGCGAGCGCATCGCCCTCGTCATGGGCTCGGAAGGCAAGGGCCTGCGCCAGAAGACGCGCGCCACCTGCAAGGCCCTCGCCCGTCTCGACATGCCCGGCGCGATCAAGTCGCTGAACGTCTCGAACGCCGCCGCCATCGCTCTCTACGCCACGCATAGACATCTCTTCGGCTGA
- a CDS encoding FMN-dependent NADH-azoreductase: MNILHIDSGILGDHSVSRRLTAAVAAQLKAEQAKATVTYRDLVANPLPHLSGAHLMAANAKPEDVDSEIAADVAENQVVLDEFLAADTVILGVPMYNFSLPSQLKAWIDRIAVAGKTFRYTAEGPEGLAKGKKVIIVSTRGGHYSAGPAAAMDHQESYLRAVLGFLGVTDVEVVRAEGLNLSADSKIQAISEAERTISDRAAA, encoded by the coding sequence ATGAACATCCTTCACATCGACTCCGGTATCCTTGGCGACCATTCCGTTTCCCGCCGCCTGACGGCCGCGGTTGCCGCCCAGCTCAAGGCGGAGCAGGCCAAGGCCACGGTGACCTATCGCGACCTCGTCGCAAACCCGCTGCCGCATCTTTCGGGCGCCCACCTGATGGCTGCCAATGCCAAGCCGGAAGACGTCGACAGCGAGATCGCGGCCGACGTCGCCGAAAATCAGGTCGTGCTCGACGAGTTCCTTGCCGCCGACACGGTCATCCTTGGCGTGCCCATGTACAATTTCTCCCTGCCGAGCCAGCTCAAGGCCTGGATCGACCGCATCGCGGTTGCCGGCAAGACGTTCCGCTATACGGCCGAAGGCCCGGAAGGCCTCGCCAAGGGCAAGAAGGTCATCATCGTCTCCACCCGCGGCGGCCACTATAGCGCCGGCCCGGCAGCGGCGATGGACCACCAGGAAAGCTACCTGCGCGCCGTGCTCGGCTTCCTCGGCGTCACGGATGTGGAAGTGGTGCGCGCCGAAGGCCTGAACCTCAGCGCCGATTCGAAGATCCAGGCGATTTCCGAAGCCGAACGCACGATTTCCGATCGCGCGGCGGCCTGA
- a CDS encoding LysR family transcriptional regulator — translation MQDLNDLALYAAVVRHKGFTAAANALSVPKSKISKRIAALEEQLGVRLIERSTRKLSITDIGQSFYERCEAVLSGVEAAEAVVAVAKAEPAGTVRLAMPPGFAPMVADILPGFLKRYPLVRLSIVTTGRPVDLIEERIDVALRVRDSYDTDQSLIVRRFGGTRRYLAASPRFLERYGPIELDGLARVPTLSMNENNPRAIWTLFNADGAMHDVAHSPVLTCSDFGVLERATIEGVGLALLPDMIVERGFRSGVLTPVLPEWSSAESAVHAVFTSRHGMLPAVRALIDHLAENLPRSMQRCQEIVPRAATDSNWSI, via the coding sequence ATGCAGGACCTGAACGATCTCGCCCTCTATGCCGCCGTTGTGCGCCACAAGGGGTTCACCGCCGCCGCCAATGCGCTCTCCGTGCCGAAGTCGAAGATCAGCAAGCGCATCGCCGCGCTGGAGGAGCAACTCGGCGTACGGCTCATCGAGCGGTCCACCCGCAAGCTGTCCATCACCGATATCGGCCAGTCCTTCTACGAACGCTGCGAGGCGGTGCTTTCGGGCGTCGAGGCGGCGGAGGCCGTGGTCGCCGTCGCCAAGGCGGAACCGGCGGGCACCGTGCGCCTTGCAATGCCGCCGGGATTCGCGCCCATGGTCGCCGATATCCTGCCCGGTTTCCTGAAGCGCTATCCGCTGGTGCGCCTTTCGATCGTCACCACCGGCCGTCCCGTCGATCTCATCGAGGAGCGAATCGACGTCGCGCTGCGCGTGCGCGACAGCTACGACACGGACCAGTCGCTGATCGTGCGCCGTTTCGGCGGCACGCGGCGCTATCTGGCGGCAAGCCCGCGCTTCCTGGAACGCTATGGCCCCATCGAACTCGACGGCCTTGCCCGCGTGCCGACGCTCTCCATGAACGAGAACAATCCCCGCGCCATCTGGACGCTCTTCAATGCCGACGGCGCCATGCACGACGTCGCCCATTCGCCGGTCCTCACCTGCTCGGATTTCGGCGTGCTGGAACGGGCCACCATCGAGGGCGTCGGCCTTGCACTGCTGCCCGACATGATCGTCGAGCGCGGCTTCCGCAGCGGCGTGCTGACACCGGTGCTGCCGGAATGGTCGAGCGCGGAATCGGCCGTGCACGCCGTCTTCACCTCCCGCCACGGCATGCTGCCCGCCGTGCGCGCGCTGATCGACCACCTCGCCGAAAACCTGCCGCGCTCCATGCAGCGCTGCCAGGAAATCGTGCCCCGCGCCGCCACCGACAGCAACTGGTCGATCTGA
- a CDS encoding DUF4440 domain-containing protein, whose amino-acid sequence MTDAATLIAEIRSLEEALHRPEVRRSRAAVEALLAEGFTEFGSSGTVYRRAETIELLAEEEDEAEDTSFWAGDYALVPVSTDAVLLTYRTRRTADDGSERHVLRSSLWKHDGHRWQMLFHQGTVTPPPA is encoded by the coding sequence ATGACGGACGCCGCCACCCTCATCGCCGAAATCCGTAGCCTGGAAGAGGCGCTTCACCGCCCCGAGGTCCGCCGCTCCCGCGCGGCCGTGGAGGCCTTGCTCGCGGAAGGTTTCACCGAGTTCGGCAGTTCCGGCACCGTCTATCGCCGCGCGGAAACCATCGAACTTCTGGCCGAGGAAGAGGACGAGGCGGAAGACACCTCCTTCTGGGCCGGCGACTATGCGCTGGTGCCGGTCTCCACCGATGCCGTTCTCCTGACCTATCGCACGCGGCGCACCGCCGATGACGGCTCCGAACGCCACGTCCTGCGCAGTTCCCTCTGGAAACACGACGGGCATCGCTGGCAGATGCTGTTCCACCAGGGAACGGTCACGCCGCCGCCAGCCTGA
- a CDS encoding NAD kinase, translated as MTRTFTSLSFVASQAPEAQEARDELIARYGNADPEEADVIVALGGDGFMLQTLHTTMNSGKPVYGMNRGSVGFLMNRYNIVDLPERIDGAVENAFRPLEMVTNDTSGQERRALAINEVYVFRQSYQAAKLRVSIDGRVRLEQLICDGLLLATPAGSTAYNLSAHGPILPLEAPLLALTPVSAFRPRRWRGALLPNKATVEIEVLEAEKRPVNAVADNTEVKSVTSVRIAESSGLSARILSDPDHSWSDRILAEQFDY; from the coding sequence ATGACGCGGACTTTCACCTCCCTCTCCTTCGTCGCCTCGCAGGCGCCCGAAGCGCAGGAAGCGCGTGACGAGCTGATCGCCCGCTACGGCAATGCCGATCCGGAAGAGGCCGATGTGATCGTCGCGCTTGGCGGCGACGGCTTCATGCTGCAGACGCTGCACACGACGATGAATTCCGGCAAGCCGGTCTATGGCATGAACCGCGGCTCCGTCGGCTTCCTGATGAACCGCTACAACATCGTGGACCTGCCGGAGCGCATCGACGGCGCGGTCGAGAATGCCTTCCGCCCGCTGGAGATGGTGACGAACGACACCAGCGGTCAGGAGCGCCGGGCGCTCGCCATCAACGAGGTCTATGTGTTCCGCCAGTCCTACCAGGCGGCCAAGCTGCGCGTCAGCATCGACGGGCGCGTGCGGCTGGAGCAGCTGATCTGCGACGGCCTGCTGCTGGCGACGCCCGCGGGCTCCACGGCCTACAACCTTTCGGCCCACGGCCCCATCCTGCCGCTCGAGGCGCCGCTTCTGGCGCTGACGCCGGTCAGCGCCTTCCGGCCCCGCCGCTGGCGCGGCGCGCTGTTGCCCAACAAGGCGACAGTGGAGATCGAGGTGCTGGAGGCGGAAAAACGCCCCGTCAACGCGGTCGCCGACAATACCGAGGTCAAATCGGTAACCTCGGTGCGCATCGCCGAATCGAGCGGCCTTTCGGCGCGCATCCTGTCCGATCCCGACCATTCCTGGTCCGACCGGATTCTCGCCGAACAGTTCGACTATTGA
- the prfB gene encoding peptide chain release factor 2 (programmed frameshift), whose protein sequence is MRAEIENIVDEIKQAISLLRRHLDWDQAVRRLDWLNNKAEDPNLWNDAQEAQKLMRERQQLDEGINGVKVIEQQLKDNIELIELGEEEGDDAIVKEAEDALKAVRVEAARKQVEAMLSGEADGNDTYLEVHSGAGGTESQDWANMLLRMYTRWAERSGYKVELLEVHDGEEAGIKSATLLVKGHNAFGLLRTETGVHRLVRKSPFDSSGGRHTSFASLFVYPEVDDSIEIEINPADVRTDTYRASGAGGQHINKTDSAVRLTHIPTGIVVQCQDGRSQHSNRDVAWKRLRSRLYDHEMRKRMEEQQKLEDTKTDVGWGHQIRSYVLQPYQLVKDLRTGVESTAPSDVLDGELNEFMEAALAHRVNGGADAVVDDLN, encoded by the exons ATGCGCGCGGAAATCGAGAATATTGTCGACGAAATCAAGCAGGCCATAAGCCTGCTGAGGAGGCATCTT GACTGGGATCAGGCGGTAAGACGACTGGACTGGTTGAACAACAAGGCAGAGGATCCCAACCTCTGGAACGATGCCCAGGAAGCCCAGAAGCTGATGCGCGAGCGCCAGCAGCTGGATGAAGGCATCAATGGCGTGAAGGTCATCGAGCAGCAGCTCAAGGACAATATCGAACTCATCGAACTGGGTGAGGAAGAGGGCGACGACGCCATCGTCAAGGAAGCCGAGGACGCGCTGAAGGCCGTCAGGGTCGAGGCCGCGCGCAAGCAGGTCGAGGCGATGCTTTCGGGCGAAGCCGACGGCAACGACACTTATCTCGAAGTGCATTCCGGCGCCGGCGGCACGGAAAGCCAGGACTGGGCGAACATGCTGCTGCGCATGTACACCCGCTGGGCCGAGCGCTCGGGCTACAAGGTGGAGCTGCTGGAAGTCCATGACGGCGAAGAGGCCGGCATCAAGTCCGCGACGCTGCTCGTCAAGGGCCACAATGCCTTCGGCCTGCTGCGCACCGAGACCGGCGTGCACCGCCTGGTGCGCAAGAGCCCCTTCGACAGCTCGGGCGGCCGCCACACCAGCTTTGCCTCGCTCTTCGTCTACCCCGAGGTGGATGACTCGATCGAGATCGAGATCAACCCGGCCGATGTGCGCACCGACACCTACCGCGCCAGCGGCGCCGGCGGTCAGCACATCAACAAGACCGACTCGGCGGTGCGCCTGACCCACATCCCGACCGGCATCGTGGTGCAGTGCCAGGACGGACGCAGCCAGCACAGCAACCGCGACGTGGCCTGGAAGCGCCTGCGCTCGCGCCTGTACGACCATGAGATGCGCAAGCGCATGGAAGAGCAGCAGAAGCTGGAGGACACCAAGACCGATGTGGGCTGGGGCCACCAGATCCGCAGCTATGTGCTGCAGCCCTACCAGCTGGTCAAGGACCTGCGCACGGGCGTCGAAAGCACGGCGCCGTCGGACGTGCTCGATGGCGAACTCAACGAGTTCATGGAGGCCGCGCTCGCGCACCGCGTCAATGGCGGGGCGGATGCGGTCGTCGACGACCTCAACTGA
- a CDS encoding penicillin-binding protein 1A: protein MIRLIGYFFGIGAVFFLAVAGAVALYLGSVTKDLPDYEVLNSYAPPVTTRVHAGDGALMAEYARERRLYLPIQAIPDRVKAAFLSAEDKNFYQHPGVDVTGLFRAIAVNLQNFGSGRRPVGASTITQQVAKNFLLSSDQTIDRKVKEAILSFRIEQAYSKDRILELYLNEIFFGLNSYGIAGAALTYFDKSVTELTIAETAYLAALPKGPSNYHPFRRTEAALERRNWVIDRMVENGYVTQSDGAEAKTQPLGVTPRHRGTYLFASDYFSEEVRRQIIERYGDNALYEGGLSVRTSLDPRVQVAARKALQHGLLSYDERRGFHGPVKTIEIGGDWGVELAKIDAFSDVPEWKLAVVLAVDDGGADIGLQPSKEASGKVVEERVTGRIEAKAMSWAYRSAKGDRKTAKSPAGVFNVGDVVYVEPVEGGTYRLRQPPKVQGGLVAMDPHTGRVLAMVGGFSYGQSEFNRATQAMRQPGSSFKPFVYAAALDNGYTPASVIMDAPIEIVAGGQVWRPQNYGGGAAGPSTLRLGIERSRNLMTVRLANDMGMNLVAEYAERFGIYDKMLPVLAMSLGSGETTVLRMVSAYAVLANGGKQIKPSLIDRIQDRYGKTIFRHEERTCENCNANDWENQEEPELVDNREQVLDPMTAYQITSMMEGVVTRGTAAGKIKLDRPTAGKTGTTNDEKDAWFVGYTPDLVAGLYIGFDNPAPLGRGATGGSLSAPIFNEFMQAALDGTRPTKFLVPEGMQFIAVNRKTGMQANEGDPDTIMEAFKPGTGPADVFSVIGGEEFATPEEILKSSPQANQAVSGGSGGLF from the coding sequence ATGATCAGACTGATTGGATATTTCTTCGGGATTGGCGCCGTTTTCTTCCTCGCCGTGGCGGGGGCGGTCGCGCTCTATCTCGGAAGTGTCACCAAGGATCTTCCCGATTATGAAGTGCTGAACAGCTACGCGCCGCCGGTGACGACGCGCGTGCATGCCGGCGACGGCGCGCTGATGGCCGAATATGCCCGCGAGCGCCGCCTCTACCTGCCCATCCAGGCCATTCCCGACCGCGTGAAGGCCGCGTTCCTCTCGGCGGAAGACAAGAACTTCTACCAGCATCCCGGCGTCGACGTGACGGGCCTCTTCCGCGCCATCGCGGTCAACCTGCAGAACTTCGGTTCCGGCCGCCGCCCGGTCGGCGCGTCGACCATCACGCAGCAGGTCGCCAAGAACTTCCTGCTCTCCTCCGACCAGACCATCGACCGCAAGGTCAAGGAAGCGATCCTCTCCTTCCGCATCGAGCAGGCCTATTCCAAGGACCGCATTCTCGAACTCTATCTCAACGAGATCTTCTTCGGCCTCAATTCCTACGGCATCGCCGGCGCGGCGCTGACCTATTTCGACAAGTCCGTCACGGAACTGACGATCGCCGAGACCGCCTATCTCGCCGCCCTGCCGAAGGGCCCGTCGAACTACCATCCCTTCCGCCGCACGGAAGCCGCGCTCGAGCGCCGCAACTGGGTGATCGACCGCATGGTCGAGAACGGCTACGTCACCCAGAGCGACGGCGCGGAAGCCAAGACCCAGCCGCTCGGCGTGACGCCGCGCCATCGCGGCACCTATCTCTTCGCCTCGGACTATTTCTCCGAGGAGGTCCGCCGCCAGATCATCGAGCGCTACGGCGACAATGCGCTTTACGAGGGCGGCCTTTCGGTGCGCACCTCGCTCGACCCGCGCGTCCAGGTCGCCGCCCGCAAGGCGTTGCAGCACGGTCTCCTGAGCTATGACGAGCGCCGCGGCTTCCACGGCCCGGTCAAGACCATCGAGATCGGCGGCGACTGGGGCGTGGAACTGGCCAAGATCGACGCCTTCTCCGACGTGCCGGAATGGAAGCTCGCCGTCGTGCTCGCCGTCGATGACGGCGGCGCGGATATCGGCCTGCAGCCGAGCAAGGAAGCCTCCGGCAAGGTCGTCGAGGAACGCGTGACCGGCCGCATCGAGGCCAAGGCCATGAGCTGGGCCTATCGCTCGGCCAAGGGCGACCGCAAGACGGCGAAGTCGCCGGCCGGCGTCTTCAATGTCGGCGACGTCGTCTATGTCGAACCGGTCGAGGGCGGCACCTATCGCCTGCGCCAGCCGCCGAAGGTGCAGGGCGGCCTCGTCGCCATGGACCCGCATACCGGCCGCGTGCTCGCCATGGTCGGCGGCTTCTCCTACGGCCAGTCGGAATTCAACCGCGCCACCCAGGCGATGCGCCAGCCGGGCTCGTCCTTCAAGCCCTTCGTCTACGCCGCCGCGCTCGACAACGGCTATACGCCGGCCTCCGTCATCATGGACGCGCCGATCGAGATCGTCGCCGGCGGCCAGGTCTGGCGCCCGCAGAACTACGGCGGCGGCGCGGCCGGCCCGTCGACGCTGCGCCTCGGCATCGAGCGCTCGCGCAACCTGATGACCGTTCGCCTCGCCAACGACATGGGCATGAACCTCGTCGCCGAATATGCCGAACGCTTCGGCATCTACGACAAGATGCTGCCGGTGCTCGCCATGTCGCTCGGCTCGGGCGAAACCACCGTGCTGCGCATGGTCTCGGCCTATGCCGTGCTCGCCAATGGCGGCAAGCAGATCAAGCCCTCGCTGATCGACCGCATCCAGGACCGCTACGGCAAGACGATCTTCCGTCACGAAGAACGCACCTGCGAGAACTGCAACGCCAACGACTGGGAAAACCAGGAGGAGCCGGAGCTGGTCGATAACCGCGAGCAGGTGCTCGACCCGATGACGGCCTACCAGATCACCTCGATGATGGAAGGCGTCGTCACGCGCGGCACCGCCGCCGGCAAGATCAAGCTGGACCGCCCGACGGCCGGCAAGACCGGCACGACCAACGACGAGAAGGACGCCTGGTTCGTCGGCTATACGCCCGATCTCGTCGCCGGCCTCTATATCGGCTTCGACAATCCGGCGCCGCTCGGCCGCGGCGCGACCGGCGGCTCGCTCTCGGCGCCGATCTTCAACGAGTTCATGCAGGCGGCCCTCGACGGCACGCGCCCGACGAAGTTCCTCGTGCCCGAGGGCATGCAGTTCATCGCCGTCAACCGCAAGACCGGCATGCAGGCCAACGAGGGCGATCCGGATACGATCATGGAAGCCTTCAAGCCCGGCACCGGCCCGGCCGACGTCTTCTCGGTCATCGGCGGCGAGGAATTCGCAACGCCGGAAGAGATTCTGAAGAGCTCGCCGCAGGCGAACCAGGCGGTCTCGGGCGGCAGCGGCGGCCTGTTCTGA
- a CDS encoding N-acetylmuramoyl-L-alanine amidase gives MLRLLTKTLSRLAAGALAATLCLAVVTPAAAVSASAAPLLAFGARIAGDDARTRLVIDFDRKPEFKVHYVANPYRVLIDLPETAFGIKAEELEARGIFSDIRYGSMAAGRSRIVLTASRPVGVVLAEVQEEEGAASYRLVIDTAIVTDQVFQGQMEKQSWQEASAPAAGGDTPVMLPGSRADGPFVIAVDAGHGGIDNGARGGVTKTEEKNVTLAFATALAEELNKLPDTRAILTRDKDEFLSLSQRVQLARGEGANLLISIHADTLKQKDIRGATVYTISDKASDSLAASLAERENLSDQIAGISFVDEPAEVADILLDLTRRETQAFSINLAQSVVSTFKNEVLLINNPHRHAGFRVLTAPDVPSILLELGFMSNKDDEQLLIDPAWQKKVAGLVAKAVGEYRTTVVANGG, from the coding sequence ATGTTACGCCTCCTGACCAAGACCCTTTCCCGCCTTGCCGCAGGCGCGCTCGCCGCGACCCTCTGCCTTGCCGTCGTGACGCCGGCCGCCGCCGTCTCGGCCTCGGCCGCGCCGTTGCTGGCCTTCGGCGCCCGCATCGCCGGTGACGACGCCCGCACGCGCCTCGTCATCGATTTCGACCGCAAGCCGGAGTTCAAGGTCCACTACGTCGCCAATCCCTACCGCGTGCTCATCGACCTGCCGGAGACCGCTTTCGGCATCAAGGCGGAAGAGCTGGAAGCGCGCGGCATCTTTTCCGACATCCGCTACGGCAGCATGGCCGCCGGCCGCTCGCGCATCGTGCTGACCGCCTCGCGTCCAGTCGGCGTCGTGCTCGCCGAGGTGCAGGAAGAAGAGGGGGCGGCAAGCTATCGCCTCGTCATCGACACGGCCATCGTCACCGACCAGGTCTTCCAGGGACAGATGGAAAAGCAGAGCTGGCAGGAGGCGAGCGCCCCTGCGGCCGGCGGCGACACGCCCGTCATGCTGCCCGGCAGCCGGGCGGACGGCCCGTTCGTCATCGCCGTCGACGCCGGCCATGGCGGCATCGACAACGGCGCGCGCGGCGGCGTCACCAAGACGGAAGAGAAGAATGTCACGCTCGCCTTCGCCACGGCGCTCGCCGAGGAGCTGAACAAGCTGCCCGACACGCGCGCCATCCTCACCCGCGACAAGGACGAGTTCCTCTCGCTCTCCCAGCGCGTGCAGCTTGCCCGCGGCGAGGGCGCGAACCTCCTGATCTCCATCCACGCCGACACGTTGAAGCAGAAGGACATTCGCGGCGCGACGGTCTACACGATCTCCGACAAGGCCTCCGACAGTCTCGCCGCAAGCCTTGCCGAGCGCGAAAACCTCTCCGATCAGATCGCCGGCATCTCCTTCGTCGACGAGCCGGCGGAAGTCGCGGACATCCTGCTCGACCTGACGCGCCGCGAGACGCAGGCCTTTTCCATCAACCTCGCCCAGAGCGTCGTCAGCACCTTCAAGAACGAGGTGCTGCTGATCAACAATCCGCATCGCCATGCCGGCTTCCGCGTGCTGACCGCGCCGGACGTGCCGTCCATCCTGCTCGAACTCGGCTTCATGTCGAACAAGGACGACGAGCAGCTGCTGATCGATCCCGCCTGGCAGAAGAAGGTCGCGGGCCTCGTCGCCAAGGCGGTGGGCGAGTATCGCACGACCGTCGTCGCCAACGGCGGTTAA